Proteins encoded in a region of the Prunus persica cultivar Lovell chromosome G4, Prunus_persica_NCBIv2, whole genome shotgun sequence genome:
- the LOC18778818 gene encoding heterogeneous nuclear ribonucleoprotein F: MFYRGKFGDGGDGRDMGAKRQRLGDPGSSFYGTSPGSSYMYNPTPYAYAGQPPPFPVVKLRGLPFDCTEADVAEFLHGLDIVDVLFVHKNSKFTGEAFCVLGYPLQVDFALSRNRQNMGRRYVEVFRSKRQEYYKAIANEVSDARGGSPRRNVPRAKSYDEGKDSAEHTGVLRLRGLPFSAGKDDIMDFFKDFVLSESSVHFTMNSEGRPTGEGFVEFASAEDSKAAMAKDRMTLGSRYIELFPSSHEELDEAVSRGR; encoded by the exons ATGTTCTACAGAGG TAAATTCggtgatggtggtgatggCCGTGACATGGGTGCAAAGCGTCAGCGGCTAGGTGACCCGGGATCTTCATTCTATGGGACCTCCCCTGGCTCAAGTTATATGTACAATCCAACTCCTTATGCATATGCTGGACAACCTCCACCGTTCCCTGTTGTCAAACTTCGTGGTCTACCATTTGATTGCACAGAAGCTGATGTTGCTGAGTTTCTCCATGGGCTTGACATCGTTGATGTTCTTTTTGTCCACAAGAATAGCAAGTTCACTGGGGAAGCCTTTTGTGTTTTGGGGTATCCTCTTCAGGTTGATTTTGCCCTTTCAAGGAATAGGCAGAATATGGGCAGGAGATATGTTGAGGTGTTCAGAAGTAAGAGGCAGGAATATTACAAGGCAATAGCAAATGAAGTTTCTGATGCTCGTGGCGGTTCCCCTCGCAGAAATGTTCCAAGGGCCAAATCTTATGATGAAGGGAAGGACTCAGCAGAACATACAGGGGTATTGCGGTTGAGGGGATTGCCATTTTCCGCCGGCAAGGATGACATAATGGATTTTTTTAAGGACTTTGTGTTGTCAGAGAGCTCAGTTCATTTTACAATGAATTCAGAAGGCAGGCCAACTGGGGAAGGGTTTGTAGAGTTTGCAAGTGCAGAAGATTCCAAGGCAGCTATGGCTAAGGATAGGATGACACTTGGAAGTCGATATATAGAGTTGTTCCCCTCATCGCACGAGGAGTTGGATGAAGCAGTTTCAAGAGGACGGTGA
- the LOC18778670 gene encoding cyclin-dependent protein kinase inhibitor SMR13 has product MAPSARTRAKTKTTTKARKTNFKKKPVHQKGKQQITPSNSPSNSSSVVCDDPPKIEGCADDVEGPDDVSTSACSTPKGQRFRIPEIVTCPPAPKKQRVISNCLFRRSPIAFFAPPDLELFFYFANGGISV; this is encoded by the coding sequence ATGGCTCCATCTGCAAGAACAAGAGCGAAGACAAAGACAACAACAAAGGCAAGAAAAACCAATTTCAAGAAGAAGCCCGTCCACCAAAAGGGTAAGCAACAAATTACTCCTTCGAATTCTCCTTCGAATTCCTCCTCCGTGGTCTGCGATGATCCTCCGAAGATCGAAGGCTGCGCAGATGATGTGGAGGGTCCTGATGATGTCTCTACAAGCGCTTGCTCCACACCAAAAGGTCAGAGATTTCGGATACCGGAGATTGTGACATGTCCACCGGCGCCCAAGAAGCAAAGAGTGATTTCAAACTGCTTGTTTCGGAGATCTCCCATCGCTTTCTTTGCTCCCCCAGACTTGGAGCTCTTCTTCTACTTTGCAAATGGCGGTATTTCAGTTTAA
- the LOC18779177 gene encoding nuclear transcription factor Y subunit A-1, which yields MQSKSETENRLHADHHTIPPNSVYSEPWWRGVGYNPISPAVTGRNASNSSSLECPNGGSESNDDRSLSNDEPNEDDDDDATKESQITSPRSAGNDGQERQNMPHVGSTVPTVRDDCLAQPPQLELVGHSIACASNPYQDPYYAGMMAAYGHQPLGYPPFLGMPHARMPLPLEMAQEPVYVNAKQYQGILRRRQARAKAELERKLIKVRKPYLHESRHQHAMRRARGTGGRFAKKTNGDKSNSTGQEKGTGSGPAHSSQSGSSSGSEPFPSDSAETWNSSNSQQEGRGSQVHEAYPGHNYANGSGCFQTHGGLQASMYPSYSGKRGEEGDCTGQQRGSISSNQASQRRLAIQ from the exons ATGCAGTCAAAGTCTGAAACTGAAAATCGACTTCATGCTGATCATCATACCATCCCACCAAACAGTGTTTATTCAGAACCGTGGTGGCGGGGTGTTGGCTATAACCCCATCTCCCCAGCCGTTACAGGGAGGAATGCATCCAACTCATCTTCGTTAGAATGCCCAAATGGTGGTTCGGAGTCCAATGACGATCGATCATTGTCCAATGATGAGCcaaatgaagatgatgatgatgatgccaCCAAAGAGTCACAGATTACGTCTCCAAGATCAG CTGGCAATGATGGGCAAGAGCGCCAAAATATGCCGCATGTTGGATCTACTGTACCTACAGTTCGTGATGATTGCCTTGCGCAACCGCCACAGCTTGAGCTTGTTGGTCACTCTATT GCTTGTGCTTCAAATCCTTATCAGGATCCTTATTATGCGGGAATGATGGCGGCTTATGGACATCAGCCTTTG GGCTATCCTCCTTTTCTTGGAATGCCACATGCTAGAATGCCATTGCCTCTTGAGATGGCACAGGAGCCTGTGTATGTGAATGCAAAACAATACCAAGGGATTCTAAGGCGAAGACAGGCACGTGCAAAAGCAGAACTTGAAAGGAAGCTAATTAAAGTCAGGAAG CCATATCTTCATGAATCACGACATCAACATGCTATGAGAAGGGCGAGAGGTACTGGAGGACGTTTTGCAAAGAAAACTAATGGTGATAAATCAAACAGCACTGGCCAAGAAAAGGGCACAGGCTCTGGTCCAGCCCACTCGTCACAATCTGGCAGTTCATCAGGTTCAGAACCCTTTCCCTCAGATTCTGCCGAAACATGGAATTCCTCCAATAGTCAGCAAGAAGGAAGAGGATCCCAAGTGCATGAAGCGTACCCAGGTCACAATTATGCAAATGGCAGTGGCTGCTTCCAGACTCATGGTGGCTTGCAGGCTTCGATGTATCCTTCATACTCGGGCAAGAGAGGGGAAGAAGGAGATTGTACAGGCCAGCAACGGGGAAGTATTTCTTCGAATCAGGCCTCACAGAGGCGTCTTGCCATCCAGTGA
- the LOC18779017 gene encoding uncharacterized protein LOC18779017: MKKAGGAEKKRVRRSSGAIQNGGRDSNSDTPPRKQAIQKDLFQLFAEKVRDHKDLVSRWAVLQETRVEYFRGKDFVRFLRNHPELKDILESDRNLEAEDIADVLLRKNLLVRCDRVVKTLRPGKKKLSTWPAHLEIFPDQVFSENDAFFAWTFVKRRPLWQTLLSFFWPVVTLAICLFPVYPHRCKLLILYSCLGVLLLFLSLLVLRGAIFGALYIILGKRVWFFPNILAEEATLRELFRFWPQKDEEERPKWTTRVFYAAVGVLVILLLRHHAPDEAARARYQKRVSNIIDDVLEWSPRLALSGMMENLQPVVNATEASNATEEGVTPPDGMGAETITEQDEAEVSENLENTDENLDNSEENLDNSGEQKHDI, translated from the exons atgaagaaagcAGGAGGGGCAGAGAAGAAAAGGGTGCGAAGGTCATCAGGCGCTATTCAGAACGGCGGCAGAGATTCCAACTCTGATACCCCTCCTAGg AAACAAGCTATCCAGAAGGATTTGTTCCAGTTGTTTGCAGAGAAGGTGAGAGACCATAAGGATTTGGTGTCTAGGTGGGCTGTTCTACAGGAGACACGCGTGGAATATTTCAGGGGGAAGGATTTTGTAAGATTTTTGAGGAATCATCCTGAACTCAAAGATATTCTAGAATCGGATAGAAATCTAGAAGCTGAAGATATTGCCGATGTTTTACTGAGAAAGAATCTTCTAGTTCGCTGTGATCGTGTGGTGAAAACTCTTCGTCctggaaagaaaaagttgtCTACATGGCCTGCACATCTGGAGATCTTTCCA GACCAAGTATTTTCTGAGAATGATGCCTTCTTTGCATGGACTTTTGTTAAAAGGCGGCCTCTCTGGCAGACGCTTCTCTCATTTTTCTGGCCAGTGGTGACATTGGCAATTTGCTTGTTTCCTGTATATCCCCATCGGTGCAAGCTACTAATACTCTACTCATGTCTCGGGGTCCTGCTACTGTTTCTTTCTCTACTTGTTT TGAGGGGTGCGATATTTGGAGCTCTATACATTATTTTGGGGAAACGAGTTTGGTTTTTCCCCAACATTCTCGCCGAGGAAGCTACTTTGAGAGAATTGTTCCGTTTCTGGCCCCAGAAAGATGAGGAGGAGCGACCAAAGTGGACGACACGAGTTTTCTATGCGGCAGTTGGAGTGCTGGTCATATTGCTACTGAGGCATCATGCTCCTGATGAAGCTGCTAGAGCCAG GTATCAGAAACGTGTATCGAACATAATTGATGATGTTCTTGAGTGGTCTCCAAGATTGGCGCTTTCTGGGATGATGGAGAATCTGCAACCAGTAGTTAATGCGACTGAGGCAAGCAATGCAACTGAGGAAGGTGTGACACCACCTGATGGCATGGGCGCAGAAACTATCACAGAGCAGGATGAGGCAGAAGTTAGTGAAAATCTAGAGAACACTGATGAAAACCTAGACAATAGTGAGGAAAACCTAGACAATAGCGGTGAACAAAAACATGATATATGA